From Nerophis lumbriciformis linkage group LG39, RoL_Nlum_v2.1, whole genome shotgun sequence, one genomic window encodes:
- the mzt2b gene encoding mitotic-spindle organizing protein 2 isoform X2, with protein MSQQAGHPASDNPALVVTSNVHQYSMKKKKVLNAEDSELFELSQAAGISVDQEVFKIMVDLLKMNVAPQAVFETLKAMSAGQKFPESSSGDCASTSHGTGVPPATAEARDECSLSGRSPKLPAASGPRAARVSTKIVVYGPQDVNSQVRSKASAAPTSSAGHSEKSREASSQRVQRQPSATRGQKTKSSGSSSSSSQINST; from the exons ATGTCCCAGCAAGCAGGTCACCCGGCCTCGGACAATCCCGCGCTGGTGGTCACCAGCAACGTGCATCAGTACTccatgaagaagaagaaggtccTGAACGCAGAGGACAGTGAGCTGTTTGAACTGAGCCAGGCTGCAGGCATCAGTGTGGACCAGGAGGTGTTCAA GATCATGGTGGACTTGCTGAAGATGAACGTGGCCCCGCAAGCCGTCTTTGAGACTTTGAAGGCCATGTCTGCAGGCCAGAAGTTCCCCGAGAGTAGCAGCGGGGACTGTGCTAGCACCTCCCACGGCACAGGAGTCCCCCCTGCGACGGCAGAGGCCAGAG ACGAGTGTTCGCTCTCTGGGAGGAGCCCAAAGCTTCCTGCAGCGTCGGGCCCCAGGGCCGCGAGGGTCAGCACTAAGATTGTGGTCTACGGCCCCCAAGATGTTAACTCTCAAG TGCGAAGCAAAGCATCAGCGGCCCCCACATCCTCAGCCGGCCACAGCGAGAAGAGCCGCGAGGCCTCCAGCCAGCGAGTGCAGCGGCAGCCCAGCGCCACTAGAGGGCAGAAGACAAAAAGCTCCGGCAGCAGTAGCTCCTCCTCGCAGATCAACTCAACCTAA
- the mzt2b gene encoding mitotic-spindle organizing protein 2 isoform X1 has product MSQQAGHPASDNPALVVTSNVHQYSMKKKKVLNAEDSELFELSQAAGISVDQEVFKIMVDLLKMNVAPQAVFETLKAMSAGQKFPESSSGDCASTSHGTGVPPATAEARDECSLSGRSPKLPAASGPRAARVSTKIVVYGPQDVNSQAVRSKASAAPTSSAGHSEKSREASSQRVQRQPSATRGQKTKSSGSSSSSSQINST; this is encoded by the exons ATGTCCCAGCAAGCAGGTCACCCGGCCTCGGACAATCCCGCGCTGGTGGTCACCAGCAACGTGCATCAGTACTccatgaagaagaagaaggtccTGAACGCAGAGGACAGTGAGCTGTTTGAACTGAGCCAGGCTGCAGGCATCAGTGTGGACCAGGAGGTGTTCAA GATCATGGTGGACTTGCTGAAGATGAACGTGGCCCCGCAAGCCGTCTTTGAGACTTTGAAGGCCATGTCTGCAGGCCAGAAGTTCCCCGAGAGTAGCAGCGGGGACTGTGCTAGCACCTCCCACGGCACAGGAGTCCCCCCTGCGACGGCAGAGGCCAGAG ACGAGTGTTCGCTCTCTGGGAGGAGCCCAAAGCTTCCTGCAGCGTCGGGCCCCAGGGCCGCGAGGGTCAGCACTAAGATTGTGGTCTACGGCCCCCAAGATGTTAACTCTCAAG CAGTGCGAAGCAAAGCATCAGCGGCCCCCACATCCTCAGCCGGCCACAGCGAGAAGAGCCGCGAGGCCTCCAGCCAGCGAGTGCAGCGGCAGCCCAGCGCCACTAGAGGGCAGAAGACAAAAAGCTCCGGCAGCAGTAGCTCCTCCTCGCAGATCAACTCAACCTAA
- the mzt2b gene encoding mitotic-spindle organizing protein 2 isoform X3 encodes MSQQAGHPASDNPALVVTSNVHQYSMKKKKVLNAEDSELFELSQAAGISVDQEVFKIMVDLLKMNVAPQAVFETLKAMSAGQKFPESSSGDCASTSHGTGVPPATAEARAVRSKASAAPTSSAGHSEKSREASSQRVQRQPSATRGQKTKSSGSSSSSSQINST; translated from the exons ATGTCCCAGCAAGCAGGTCACCCGGCCTCGGACAATCCCGCGCTGGTGGTCACCAGCAACGTGCATCAGTACTccatgaagaagaagaaggtccTGAACGCAGAGGACAGTGAGCTGTTTGAACTGAGCCAGGCTGCAGGCATCAGTGTGGACCAGGAGGTGTTCAA GATCATGGTGGACTTGCTGAAGATGAACGTGGCCCCGCAAGCCGTCTTTGAGACTTTGAAGGCCATGTCTGCAGGCCAGAAGTTCCCCGAGAGTAGCAGCGGGGACTGTGCTAGCACCTCCCACGGCACAGGAGTCCCCCCTGCGACGGCAGAGGCCAGAG CAGTGCGAAGCAAAGCATCAGCGGCCCCCACATCCTCAGCCGGCCACAGCGAGAAGAGCCGCGAGGCCTCCAGCCAGCGAGTGCAGCGGCAGCCCAGCGCCACTAGAGGGCAGAAGACAAAAAGCTCCGGCAGCAGTAGCTCCTCCTCGCAGATCAACTCAACCTAA
- the mzt2b gene encoding mitotic-spindle organizing protein 2 isoform X4, whose translation MSQQAGHPASDNPALVVTSNVHQYSMKKKKVLNAEDSELFELSQAAGISVDQEVFKIMVDLLKMNVAPQAVFETLKAMSAGQKFPESSSGDCASTSHGTGVPPATAEARVRSKASAAPTSSAGHSEKSREASSQRVQRQPSATRGQKTKSSGSSSSSSQINST comes from the exons ATGTCCCAGCAAGCAGGTCACCCGGCCTCGGACAATCCCGCGCTGGTGGTCACCAGCAACGTGCATCAGTACTccatgaagaagaagaaggtccTGAACGCAGAGGACAGTGAGCTGTTTGAACTGAGCCAGGCTGCAGGCATCAGTGTGGACCAGGAGGTGTTCAA GATCATGGTGGACTTGCTGAAGATGAACGTGGCCCCGCAAGCCGTCTTTGAGACTTTGAAGGCCATGTCTGCAGGCCAGAAGTTCCCCGAGAGTAGCAGCGGGGACTGTGCTAGCACCTCCCACGGCACAGGAGTCCCCCCTGCGACGGCAGAGGCCAGAG TGCGAAGCAAAGCATCAGCGGCCCCCACATCCTCAGCCGGCCACAGCGAGAAGAGCCGCGAGGCCTCCAGCCAGCGAGTGCAGCGGCAGCCCAGCGCCACTAGAGGGCAGAAGACAAAAAGCTCCGGCAGCAGTAGCTCCTCCTCGCAGATCAACTCAACCTAA